The Sinomicrobium kalidii genome contains a region encoding:
- the rplJ gene encoding 50S ribosomal protein L10, producing MTREEKATVISDLTAQLADNGNIYLADISGLDAATTSNLRRACFKANVKLAVVKNTLLAKAMEASDKDFGELPTVLKGNTSLMFSETGNTPAKLIKDFRKKSDKPLLKGAFIEEAIYVGDEQLDTLVNIKSKEEVIGDIIGLLQSPAKNVISGLKSGGGKLAGILKTLSEKE from the coding sequence ATGACGAGAGAAGAAAAAGCAACGGTAATTAGTGATCTAACTGCACAGTTGGCGGATAATGGAAATATCTACCTGGCAGATATATCAGGCTTGGATGCGGCAACTACCTCTAATTTGCGTAGGGCGTGTTTTAAGGCTAATGTAAAACTTGCAGTTGTAAAAAATACATTGCTGGCCAAGGCAATGGAAGCATCTGATAAAGATTTCGGAGAGCTGCCTACCGTTTTAAAAGGCAATACCTCTCTGATGTTCTCGGAAACCGGTAATACACCGGCCAAGCTGATCAAAGATTTCCGGAAAAAATCGGATAAACCCCTTCTGAAAGGTGCGTTTATAGAAGAAGCGATCTATGTTGGCGATGAACAACTGGATACACTCGTAAACATCAAGTCCAAAGAAGAGGTTATCGGAGATATTATCGGCTTGCTGCAATCTCCTGCCAAGAATGTTATTTCCGGTCTCAAATCCGGTGGCGGAAAACTTGCAGGTATCCTCAAGACTTTATCAGAGAAAGAATAA